From Marinobacterium sp. LSUCC0821, a single genomic window includes:
- a CDS encoding sensor histidine kinase codes for MKTPRLKISTRLTLLVSLLILTQALVLGFFTLRYFANSLEEQIGQRALQLSSMISQTPSIRDAVANSDSQTVQTIVADLRLATDASFISIGDRQGIRLVHPIPERIGKPMVGGDNYRALELGESYISKAVGSLGESIRGKTPVFDDRGLVVGVVSVGYLTTEIDETVAAYQRTVIIATLALLIISILLATWIARRFRAAIFDLEPHQIATLFLERNATLESIREGVIAINAQGIITTFNRAAINTLGLEIEDLAGRPLNQVLPDSRMLALLDTGEPEYDRETLVNGRHIIINRLPIIRDEQLVGVVASFRPKDELTEVSRKLTRIRQYAEALRTQAHEYANKLHTIAGLISLGAKQEALDLIGQETAEHQALLEWLKDSVTDPVVAGCILGKFNRASELGLSLEIDRESHLGDLPERIEAQQLVTIIGNLIDNALEASLANNSDEVRLSMTDIGSEIVIEVEDDGIGIAPEQIEEIVKSGVSSKGEGRGIGLFLVSETISTLNGQLTIEHISTGGSRFTVYLPRIPS; via the coding sequence ATGAAGACACCTCGACTAAAAATCAGTACCCGCCTAACCCTTCTGGTGAGTCTGCTGATCCTAACGCAAGCACTGGTTTTGGGCTTCTTCACACTGCGCTATTTTGCCAATTCTCTGGAAGAGCAGATCGGGCAACGCGCTCTGCAACTCTCCTCTATGATTTCGCAAACCCCATCTATTCGCGACGCCGTGGCCAACAGCGACTCACAGACAGTGCAGACAATCGTTGCGGATTTACGCCTTGCGACAGACGCAAGCTTTATCTCCATCGGAGACCGACAAGGGATACGACTTGTCCACCCTATTCCAGAGCGCATAGGGAAACCGATGGTAGGCGGTGACAACTACCGCGCCCTTGAGCTTGGTGAGAGCTACATATCAAAAGCGGTAGGTAGCTTAGGGGAGTCAATTCGTGGCAAAACCCCCGTTTTTGATGATCGTGGCCTTGTGGTCGGCGTCGTATCGGTTGGCTACCTAACAACTGAAATTGATGAGACCGTTGCTGCATATCAACGCACCGTCATTATCGCTACGCTGGCATTGCTTATCATTTCGATTCTATTAGCGACGTGGATCGCTCGCCGTTTCCGCGCAGCTATCTTTGACTTAGAACCACACCAGATCGCCACTCTCTTCTTAGAACGAAACGCAACGCTTGAATCGATTCGCGAAGGCGTCATTGCGATCAATGCTCAAGGGATTATCACCACCTTTAACCGCGCTGCAATCAATACCCTAGGGCTTGAAATTGAAGACCTAGCCGGCAGACCGCTCAATCAGGTACTGCCCGATTCACGCATGCTCGCCCTGCTCGATACGGGTGAACCAGAGTATGACCGAGAGACACTGGTTAACGGTCGACACATTATCATCAACCGCCTACCCATTATTCGTGATGAGCAACTAGTCGGTGTAGTAGCCAGTTTCCGCCCCAAAGATGAGCTGACCGAAGTGAGCCGTAAACTCACCCGAATTCGCCAATACGCAGAAGCTCTTCGTACCCAAGCACATGAGTATGCAAACAAACTTCACACGATTGCCGGGCTTATCAGCCTTGGGGCAAAGCAGGAGGCACTTGACCTAATTGGCCAGGAGACTGCAGAGCACCAAGCGCTTCTTGAGTGGCTAAAAGACTCTGTAACTGATCCGGTGGTTGCTGGCTGCATATTGGGCAAATTCAATCGCGCCAGTGAGCTAGGCTTATCCCTTGAGATCGACCGAGAATCTCATCTAGGCGACCTTCCAGAGCGAATTGAAGCACAACAACTGGTGACTATTATCGGCAACCTGATCGATAACGCCTTGGAAGCATCACTTGCCAACAACTCTGACGAGGTTCGCCTATCGATGACCGATATCGGTTCAGAGATCGTTATCGAAGTTGAGGATGATGGTATTGGCATTGCTCCAGAACAGATTGAAGAGATTGTTAAATCAGGTGTCAGTAGCAAAGGTGAAGGACGTGGCATCGGCCTATTCCTTGTATCTGAAACCATTTCCACTTTGAATGGACAGCTCACCATCGAACATATCAGCACCGGTGGCAGCCGATTTACCGTTTATCTACCGAGGATCCCATCATGA
- a CDS encoding tripartite tricarboxylate transporter substrate binding protein, protein MKLAKLKFLAAGVAMSVASSAMAAECIAPANPGGGWDFTCRQIGKIMFDIGAVKDPIQVTNMAGAGGGLAYAHVVNERNTDGDVIVAASTATATRLAQNAYSGMTSDQVRFLGAIGADPGVIVVAANSPYKTLNDLLDSVIADPSKHAFAGGSAAGGYDHLKVLMALKRKGFTDIRKVKYIAVDGDADAITQTVGGFTSAMTGDISGVVSFIKSGEVRVLASFTDERIEIPGLDAVIPTAKEQGIDVVAVNWRGLYTPKGASEASYKQWSDNLAKVAASKEWADAMQANGLVKFTKVGPDFQNYLDGVMKEVQDMSKELGVLK, encoded by the coding sequence ATGAAACTAGCTAAACTTAAATTTCTAGCAGCAGGCGTGGCAATGAGCGTTGCTTCAAGTGCAATGGCTGCTGAGTGTATCGCACCAGCTAACCCAGGCGGTGGTTGGGACTTTACTTGTCGTCAGATCGGTAAAATCATGTTCGATATCGGTGCTGTAAAAGATCCTATTCAGGTGACCAACATGGCTGGTGCTGGTGGTGGTCTTGCTTACGCTCACGTTGTAAACGAGCGTAACACTGACGGTGATGTGATTGTTGCAGCTTCAACTGCTACAGCGACTCGCCTTGCACAGAATGCATACTCTGGCATGACATCTGATCAGGTTCGTTTCCTAGGTGCGATTGGTGCTGACCCAGGCGTTATTGTAGTAGCAGCTAACTCACCATACAAAACACTAAACGACCTTCTAGACTCAGTAATCGCTGATCCATCAAAACATGCCTTCGCGGGCGGTTCTGCAGCAGGCGGTTACGATCACCTTAAAGTGCTAATGGCGCTTAAACGTAAAGGCTTCACTGATATCCGTAAAGTGAAATACATTGCAGTGGATGGTGATGCGGATGCGATCACTCAGACCGTAGGTGGCTTCACTTCAGCGATGACAGGTGATATCTCAGGTGTTGTTAGCTTCATCAAGAGCGGTGAAGTTCGTGTGCTTGCATCATTCACTGATGAGCGCATTGAGATCCCAGGTCTAGATGCTGTAATTCCAACGGCTAAAGAGCAGGGTATCGATGTTGTCGCTGTTAACTGGCGTGGTCTATACACTCCAAAAGGTGCTTCTGAAGCCTCTTACAAACAGTGGAGTGACAACCTGGCTAAAGTAGCAGCCTCTAAAGAGTGGGCAGATGCTATGCAGGCTAACGGTCTTGTGAAGTTCACTAAAGTAGGTCCTGACTTCCAGAACTACCTAGATGGTGTGATGAAAGAAGTACAAGATATGTCTAAAGAGCTAGGTGTTCTTAAGTAA
- a CDS encoding alpha-hydroxy acid oxidase produces MSVICELTDLQRLYHKRVPKMFQGYAESGSWTQHTLAMNKSDFQKILFRQRVARDLAPRSLATTLVGQDVKMPVAMAPVGLLGMQHADGEIKAAQAAEEFGVPFTLSTMSICSIEKVAEATSKPFWFQLYVQKDREFTKKLIERAKAAGCSALVVTLDLQIIGKRHADHRNGMTAPPRLTIPNIIDITRRPRWALGMLGTKNREFGNIQGCATGVDDMNDLMKWTANSFDPKLSWEDLKFFRELWDGPLIIKGIMEADDARKCVELGADAIVVSNHGGRQLDGARSSISVLPEIVDAVGSQIEVWLDGGIRSGQDVIRARALGAKGVMVGRPMVYGLGAMGKAGVTRMLEIFHEEAELTMAFMGHRDIAEVSKDDIVIKGEL; encoded by the coding sequence ATGAGCGTAATTTGCGAACTTACTGACCTTCAGCGCCTATACCACAAACGTGTTCCTAAAATGTTCCAAGGCTATGCAGAGTCTGGATCCTGGACTCAACACACACTGGCAATGAATAAGTCTGACTTTCAGAAGATTCTATTCCGCCAACGTGTAGCTCGTGACCTTGCACCACGCAGTCTCGCAACCACCCTTGTGGGCCAGGATGTGAAGATGCCTGTTGCAATGGCACCAGTTGGTCTGCTCGGTATGCAGCATGCTGATGGAGAAATAAAAGCGGCACAGGCAGCTGAAGAGTTTGGCGTTCCGTTTACGCTATCTACGATGAGTATTTGCTCAATTGAGAAGGTTGCCGAAGCGACCTCTAAACCATTCTGGTTTCAGCTATACGTTCAGAAAGATCGTGAATTTACCAAGAAGTTAATTGAACGTGCTAAAGCCGCAGGCTGTTCAGCTCTGGTCGTAACTCTTGATCTACAGATTATCGGCAAGCGCCATGCTGACCATCGAAATGGCATGACTGCACCGCCTCGCCTGACGATTCCAAACATCATCGATATAACACGTCGCCCACGCTGGGCGCTGGGCATGCTAGGCACTAAGAACCGTGAGTTTGGCAACATTCAGGGCTGTGCTACGGGTGTCGATGATATGAACGATCTCATGAAGTGGACCGCCAACTCATTCGATCCAAAGCTGAGCTGGGAAGATCTCAAATTCTTCCGTGAACTCTGGGACGGCCCATTGATCATCAAAGGCATTATGGAAGCGGATGATGCACGCAAGTGTGTAGAGTTGGGGGCAGATGCGATTGTTGTCTCTAACCACGGTGGTCGCCAGCTAGACGGAGCGCGCTCTTCTATTAGCGTACTGCCTGAGATCGTCGATGCAGTGGGTAGCCAGATTGAGGTTTGGCTCGATGGCGGTATTCGTTCTGGTCAGGATGTTATTCGTGCACGTGCACTTGGTGCTAAGGGTGTGATGGTTGGCCGCCCAATGGTTTACGGCCTTGGCGCTATGGGTAAAGCGGGTGTCACTCGCATGCTAGAGATCTTCCACGAAGAAGCCGAATTGACCATGGCCTTTATGGGACATCGCGACATCGCTGAAGTGAGTAAAGATGACATCGTCATCAAAGGTGAACTCTAA
- a CDS encoding response regulator, producing MFKKNRSTLLFTAFSLLFSSLLIAGLYDFSNKLNESSETWAKASNAYQSGSSSIYTLEETLEPGNTPDLLLYYALEGDSDFLKSAISEAEKALNALQTLKGVTEDSYSLGLIEHLERGFSELAAVEVTERDDTLVMQSAMSSVKTLALYDPVLVKQFQTQIETLRSRTSESLRNLESKNQRLFENLTTESIYGWTITLLLITTGLLFIRHLRGLEREAFKAHENTLLRLDSERSLAEHAAYAERLFTALPVAVITINERGEIQNSNPATEKLLGYAPEEIIHQKVNMLMPDHHARQHDQYLHNFHSTRTANVIGIGREVRAVHKSGKEIDVHLSITEFTLNDKKHYAGILVDLSEITAQRDEIARTLITLEETNIELEKAMKQVNMASESKDLFLATASHEIRTPLTGMFGMIDLLRDTDLNAEQLGYIKMLDGSGRQLMAILNDILDAAKLRENGIEMHPSSNEINEITSLVETTFAATAEAKKIRFSIDVDNKVRNQWINVDSVRLVQILSNLCNNAIKFTDHGFVALSIEKQDETEASICLGFKIEDSGSGIPAHLINELGKPFTQLDNSLTRAGKGTGLGITIVSSLLEKMGSKLKIESTIGKGSIFSFNLWLPKLEAPVHHRFLSADDGTTLITEPKRSMDAAKILVAEDNPINRMVIEKLLKKLPLEYLIVENGQELVHEAERNAYDLILTDIQMPIMDGLTATRELRKQSKFDHIPIVALTAASFEDEIEKMRSAGMNDYVAKPIDREKLISAIELNLHKHALH from the coding sequence ATGTTTAAGAAAAACCGCTCTACCCTACTGTTTACCGCGTTCAGCCTACTGTTTTCTTCCTTGCTGATTGCTGGTCTTTATGATTTTTCGAATAAGCTCAATGAATCCAGTGAAACCTGGGCAAAAGCGTCAAACGCATATCAAAGCGGATCATCAAGTATCTATACGCTTGAAGAGACACTAGAACCGGGCAACACTCCTGATCTCCTTCTCTATTATGCACTTGAAGGTGATTCAGACTTCCTGAAAAGCGCTATCTCCGAAGCTGAGAAGGCACTTAACGCTCTGCAGACGCTTAAAGGGGTCACGGAAGATAGCTACTCACTTGGGTTGATCGAACATCTTGAGCGTGGGTTTAGCGAACTTGCAGCAGTTGAAGTCACAGAACGTGACGATACTCTAGTAATGCAAAGCGCAATGAGTAGTGTGAAAACGCTAGCCCTTTACGACCCTGTTTTAGTTAAGCAGTTTCAGACACAGATCGAGACTTTGCGTTCACGGACGAGTGAATCCCTTCGAAATCTAGAGTCAAAAAATCAGCGTCTTTTTGAAAATCTCACAACAGAGTCAATCTACGGCTGGACCATTACCCTACTCCTTATTACAACGGGTCTTCTATTTATTAGACACCTGAGAGGCTTAGAACGAGAGGCATTTAAAGCCCACGAGAACACACTACTTCGTTTGGATAGCGAGCGATCATTAGCTGAGCATGCCGCCTATGCAGAGCGCCTATTTACCGCACTTCCAGTCGCTGTTATCACTATCAACGAACGCGGTGAAATACAGAACTCCAACCCAGCAACCGAGAAATTACTCGGTTACGCGCCCGAAGAGATTATCCATCAGAAAGTAAATATGCTGATGCCAGACCATCACGCTCGGCAGCACGACCAGTACCTTCACAACTTCCACAGCACAAGGACAGCCAATGTTATTGGTATTGGGCGTGAGGTGCGGGCGGTACACAAGAGTGGCAAAGAGATAGATGTGCACCTCTCTATTACGGAGTTCACGCTCAATGATAAGAAGCACTATGCAGGTATTCTTGTAGATCTTTCAGAAATCACCGCCCAAAGGGATGAGATTGCGCGCACGCTGATCACCCTTGAAGAGACCAATATTGAGCTTGAGAAGGCGATGAAACAGGTCAACATGGCCTCTGAATCTAAGGATCTATTCCTGGCAACAGCTTCTCATGAAATTCGCACCCCACTTACTGGCATGTTCGGGATGATCGATCTTCTGCGTGACACCGATCTTAACGCTGAACAACTCGGCTACATCAAAATGCTGGACGGTTCAGGACGCCAACTGATGGCGATTTTGAATGACATTTTGGATGCTGCAAAGCTGCGTGAAAATGGCATCGAAATGCATCCAAGTAGCAATGAAATTAACGAAATCACCTCATTAGTGGAGACAACATTTGCTGCAACAGCAGAAGCCAAAAAGATACGATTCTCTATCGACGTAGATAATAAAGTTCGAAATCAGTGGATCAATGTCGACAGTGTTCGCTTAGTTCAAATACTCAGCAACCTTTGCAACAACGCAATTAAATTTACTGATCATGGATTTGTAGCACTCTCTATCGAGAAGCAGGATGAGACGGAAGCTTCTATCTGCCTAGGATTTAAGATCGAGGATTCCGGTAGCGGTATTCCTGCCCATCTTATCAATGAGCTAGGTAAGCCCTTTACTCAACTTGATAACTCGCTAACTCGTGCAGGCAAGGGGACAGGACTTGGTATAACCATTGTCTCTTCACTTTTAGAGAAGATGGGTTCTAAATTGAAGATCGAGTCGACCATTGGCAAGGGATCGATCTTCAGCTTTAACCTTTGGTTACCTAAATTAGAAGCACCCGTTCACCACCGTTTCTTGAGTGCGGATGATGGCACAACCCTCATTACAGAACCCAAAAGGAGCATGGATGCAGCTAAAATTCTTGTAGCAGAGGACAACCCAATCAACCGCATGGTGATTGAGAAATTGCTCAAAAAACTGCCACTGGAATATCTGATCGTTGAGAACGGCCAAGAGTTAGTTCATGAAGCAGAACGCAATGCTTATGACCTTATCCTTACAGATATTCAGATGCCTATCATGGACGGTCTAACTGCAACACGGGAGCTGCGTAAACAATCTAAGTTTGATCATATTCCGATCGTTGCACTAACGGCCGCATCCTTCGAGGATGAGATAGAGAAGATGCGCTCTGCAGGCATGAATGACTATGTGGCTAAACCGATCGATAGAGAGAAGCTGATCTCGGCGATCGAATTAAACCTCCACAAGCACGCTTTACACTAG
- a CDS encoding response regulator: MSTPIRLMIAEDDPQIAEIQRRFVERVEGFEVVGISHSTRDAKDMLEVFQPQLVLLDIHFPDGNGLDLLRSLRTGDMNTDVIMITAAKEVDSLSEALRLGVFDYVLKPLVFDRLEQALTQYKEHVTSLNSSQELSQKEVDRLLPRNRNNTQEESKNPRLPKGIDQITLDKIRATFANTSHPLSAEQVGEKIGSSRTTARRYLEFLAGLNELRADINYGTVGRPERLYSKS; this comes from the coding sequence ATGAGCACGCCTATACGTTTGATGATAGCTGAAGACGATCCTCAGATTGCTGAGATACAGCGCCGTTTTGTTGAGCGCGTTGAGGGGTTTGAAGTGGTCGGCATCAGCCATTCGACCCGCGATGCTAAAGATATGCTTGAGGTATTTCAGCCCCAGCTTGTGTTACTCGATATTCACTTCCCAGACGGGAATGGACTGGATCTTCTCAGATCATTACGAACCGGCGATATGAATACCGATGTCATCATGATCACCGCTGCAAAAGAGGTGGATAGCCTCTCTGAAGCACTTCGTCTTGGTGTATTCGATTACGTGTTAAAGCCTTTGGTATTTGACCGTCTAGAACAGGCACTAACACAGTACAAAGAGCACGTCACAAGTCTAAACAGCTCACAAGAACTCTCACAAAAAGAGGTAGATAGACTATTACCTCGCAACAGAAACAACACCCAAGAAGAGTCAAAAAATCCAAGACTACCTAAGGGTATCGACCAGATCACCTTAGACAAGATTCGGGCAACCTTTGCAAATACATCTCACCCTTTAAGTGCAGAACAGGTTGGAGAGAAGATTGGATCCAGCCGGACAACCGCAAGACGCTACCTAGAGTTTTTGGCAGGTCTCAATGAGCTAAGGGCTGATATAAATTACGGCACTGTAGGCCGACCTGAGCGCCTCTACTCTAAGAGCTAA
- a CDS encoding tripartite tricarboxylate transporter TctB family protein, with amino-acid sequence MTDRITGLIVVVLALAYFAGATSLEEPFFADPLGPKAFPMGIAIVAAICGLVMIMKPDQEPAWPGLTTLMHIGFAIVALILYAYGLKPLGFLLSTALVGAAVSYLIQPNLKTSLFTGVGMSVGLFLLFKFVFGLSLFAIPRWLMG; translated from the coding sequence ATGACTGATCGCATAACGGGATTAATTGTCGTTGTGCTAGCGCTCGCGTATTTCGCGGGCGCTACCTCTTTAGAAGAGCCTTTCTTTGCAGACCCGCTCGGCCCTAAAGCCTTTCCAATGGGTATTGCAATCGTTGCAGCAATCTGTGGCCTCGTGATGATCATGAAGCCGGATCAAGAGCCTGCATGGCCTGGTTTAACAACGTTAATGCATATCGGTTTCGCGATCGTAGCGTTAATTTTGTATGCCTACGGCCTCAAACCGCTTGGTTTTCTTCTATCAACGGCACTGGTGGGTGCAGCGGTATCCTATCTGATTCAACCAAACCTAAAAACGTCGCTTTTTACCGGTGTGGGTATGTCAGTGGGGTTGTTCCTTCTCTTTAAATTTGTCTTTGGACTTAGCCTATTCGCGATTCCGCGTTGGCTGATGGGGTAG
- a CDS encoding FadR/GntR family transcriptional regulator, whose translation MQRTEAIYNHLIAHARRGEGLPSEAALQREFQLSRSAVREVLAQLVAKGVLLKSKGRATQLINPMESLIAALPLNADPNLEQIREVLEFRAFLEGSAASACARSATDLQLQLIDQEYQRMRDRNRGATTLAKAKADLQFHMLIAKYSHNLVIASLSELFYNRYFAAIYKALDLTLKRYGRYPERIGGQHQAIQTALLARDPGKAEEAAREHVLYTRSLLDNMR comes from the coding sequence ATGCAGAGAACAGAAGCGATCTATAACCATCTCATCGCACATGCTAGGCGAGGGGAAGGACTCCCCTCAGAGGCGGCTTTACAGCGTGAGTTTCAACTCTCTCGAAGTGCTGTCAGGGAGGTGCTTGCGCAGTTGGTTGCTAAGGGTGTGCTCTTGAAGTCTAAGGGGCGCGCGACTCAGTTGATCAATCCTATGGAGTCACTCATCGCTGCACTCCCTCTCAATGCAGATCCCAACTTAGAGCAAATACGAGAGGTGTTAGAGTTTCGTGCCTTTCTGGAGGGGAGTGCGGCTTCGGCCTGTGCAAGGTCAGCAACGGATCTGCAGTTACAACTAATCGATCAGGAGTACCAGCGTATGAGGGATCGTAACCGGGGAGCAACAACACTTGCTAAAGCGAAGGCAGATCTACAATTCCACATGCTAATTGCCAAGTACAGCCACAACCTGGTCATCGCAAGTCTCAGTGAGCTCTTCTATAACCGCTACTTTGCCGCTATCTATAAAGCGTTAGATTTAACCTTGAAGCGTTACGGGCGCTACCCTGAAAGAATAGGTGGTCAGCATCAGGCGATACAGACAGCACTTTTGGCCAGAGATCCAGGTAAAGCTGAAGAGGCAGCTAGAGAGCACGTACTATACACGCGCTCGCTGCTCGATAATATGCGCTAG
- a CDS encoding tripartite tricarboxylate transporter permease, giving the protein MDLFANLALGFDVALTPFTLALAVAGCIIGTMVGSLPGLGPSNGVAILIPLTFSFGLDATQALVLMTSVYYGAMYGGRISSILLNIPGDEPAMMTCLDGYPMAKAGRAGDALVLSGVASFVGALLATFGLMLLAPLLARVAYLFGPAEYFALYMLAFATLGGIGSNNQAKAALAVCIGLGIATIGVDATTGLTRFTGDNMHLFDGIDFLVAIVGLFAVSEVLVFIESHGKDSAIGVKLEKITIPWRDIAYTKFAMLRATVIGFIAGLLPGAGASLGSFMAYMAEKSSAKDKSQFGKGDPRGIAAPEAGNNAAAGGALVPMLTLGVPGSGTTAVLLALLMTLNITPGPTLFNDRPEVVWGLIASLLIANVVLLILNVPMVKIFSRVLQVPPAILLPGVTLVSFVGIYSLTGSYFDLLLMIGFGVLGYLLRKMDIPSVPVILGILLGGHMEVNLRRAMVLSDGDWGYLFSSNIAIGLWVFAVAGFLAPFFFRNKLRVPTQSN; this is encoded by the coding sequence ATGGATCTATTTGCCAACTTGGCACTGGGCTTCGATGTTGCCCTTACGCCATTTACGCTGGCGCTCGCTGTGGCGGGCTGTATTATCGGAACGATGGTGGGCTCCCTGCCAGGTCTTGGGCCATCGAATGGTGTAGCCATACTCATTCCGCTCACGTTTTCCTTTGGATTAGATGCAACACAAGCACTGGTGTTGATGACTAGCGTCTACTACGGGGCTATGTACGGCGGTCGTATCTCATCCATTCTTCTCAATATTCCCGGTGACGAGCCAGCTATGATGACCTGTTTAGATGGTTATCCTATGGCAAAAGCAGGCCGTGCTGGTGATGCGCTTGTACTCTCAGGTGTCGCATCGTTTGTCGGTGCGCTATTGGCGACCTTCGGTTTGATGTTGCTAGCGCCGCTGCTTGCGCGTGTCGCTTATCTGTTTGGCCCTGCTGAGTACTTTGCACTCTATATGCTCGCCTTTGCGACCTTAGGTGGTATAGGTTCAAACAACCAAGCTAAAGCGGCTCTTGCTGTCTGTATAGGTCTTGGTATTGCAACAATCGGTGTTGATGCGACTACAGGTCTGACCCGCTTCACCGGCGATAATATGCACCTGTTTGACGGTATCGACTTTTTGGTTGCTATTGTTGGTCTTTTCGCTGTCTCTGAAGTTCTAGTCTTCATCGAGTCTCACGGTAAAGACTCTGCAATTGGCGTTAAGCTTGAGAAGATAACTATCCCTTGGCGTGATATTGCATACACTAAATTTGCGATGCTAAGAGCGACAGTGATCGGCTTCATTGCAGGTCTCCTGCCTGGTGCTGGCGCTTCGCTAGGTAGCTTTATGGCTTATATGGCTGAGAAGTCATCTGCTAAAGATAAGTCGCAGTTTGGTAAGGGTGATCCACGCGGTATTGCGGCGCCAGAGGCAGGTAATAATGCAGCAGCGGGCGGTGCGCTTGTACCTATGCTAACGCTGGGTGTTCCAGGTTCTGGTACTACAGCCGTTCTCTTGGCTCTCCTTATGACGCTGAATATTACACCTGGACCGACGCTATTTAATGATCGTCCAGAGGTTGTTTGGGGTCTGATAGCATCTCTGTTGATCGCTAACGTTGTGCTACTCATCCTCAACGTGCCTATGGTTAAGATCTTCAGTCGTGTGCTACAGGTGCCGCCAGCCATTCTATTACCGGGTGTGACGCTGGTATCGTTTGTAGGTATCTACTCACTGACGGGCAGTTACTTCGACCTTTTGCTAATGATCGGTTTTGGTGTGCTGGGTTATCTGCTTCGTAAGATGGATATCCCATCAGTACCGGTGATTCTTGGCATCCTGTTGGGTGGTCATATGGAAGTTAACCTGCGTCGTGCCATGGTGCTTTCGGACGGTGATTGGGGATACCTATTCTCGAGTAACATCGCTATTGGTCTTTGGGTCTTTGCAGTTGCTGGCTTCTTGGCACCCTTCTTCTTCCGTAATAAGTTGCGAGTGCCAACTCAAAGTAACTAA